Proteins co-encoded in one Marinobacter qingdaonensis genomic window:
- the thpD gene encoding ectoine hydroxylase, translating into METRSDDFYPTRLERPTPTFDRLDPVIHSTGADRNDGPLSETELAQYERDGFLVFNNFLDADTVRRFREDLRAYEHDDGVLRSEGTITEPGKQEIRSIFGIHQLSERFDQLTRDPHILAMVHQLLGSDAYIHQSRINFKPGFHGKGFDWHSDFETWHAEDGMPRMRAVSFSIALTDNTPFNGPLMLVPGSHKSFVPCVGRTPEDNYQSSLKKQELGVPSDKELARIVDQQGIKAPTGPAGSLIVFECNTLHASNANMSPWPRSNLFFVYNSVENQLVQPFCGNKPRPDFLGNRSDTQALRPISTEDLKRTG; encoded by the coding sequence ATGGAAACTCGTTCTGACGACTTTTATCCCACCCGACTGGAACGTCCCACCCCCACCTTCGATCGACTGGACCCAGTTATCCACAGCACCGGCGCCGACCGCAACGACGGCCCGCTGAGTGAAACGGAGCTGGCGCAGTACGAACGCGACGGCTTTCTGGTGTTCAACAATTTCCTGGACGCCGACACCGTGCGTCGCTTTCGCGAGGACCTGCGCGCGTACGAACACGACGACGGTGTGTTGCGCTCCGAGGGCACCATCACCGAGCCCGGCAAACAGGAAATCCGCTCCATTTTCGGCATTCATCAGCTGTCCGAGCGCTTCGACCAGCTGACCCGGGATCCACACATCCTGGCCATGGTGCATCAGCTTCTGGGCAGCGACGCCTACATCCACCAGTCCCGGATCAACTTCAAACCGGGGTTCCACGGCAAAGGCTTCGACTGGCACTCGGATTTCGAAACCTGGCACGCCGAAGACGGCATGCCGCGCATGCGCGCCGTGAGCTTTTCCATCGCCCTGACCGACAACACACCGTTCAATGGGCCGCTGATGCTGGTGCCCGGGTCCCACAAGTCCTTCGTGCCCTGCGTCGGGCGCACACCGGAAGACAATTACCAGTCGTCCCTGAAGAAACAGGAACTGGGCGTGCCCAGTGACAAGGAGTTGGCCCGCATCGTCGATCAGCAAGGCATCAAGGCGCCGACGGGCCCGGCCGGCTCGCTGATCGTCTTCGAGTGCAACACCCTGCACGCCTCCAACGCCAACATGTCGCCCTGGCCGCGCAGTAACCTGTTCTTTGTCTACAACAGTGTGGAAAACCAGCTGGTGCAACCCTTCTGTGGCAACAAGCCGCGCCCGGATTTCCTCGGCAACCGCAGCGATACCCAGGCGCTCCGGCCCATCTCCACCGAAGACCTGAAACGGACCGGGTGA
- a CDS encoding DUF2959 domain-containing protein, with amino-acid sequence MPPVTARHPIRHPVALLGLFLCLGLAGCSSMYYSAMEKLGIEKREILVDRVGDARDAQSEAQETFRSSLARFQSVVDTPDTALQDKYDTIRTAYEDSEDAAEAVRDRIDAVEDVSEALFEEWEDELDLYESASLRRSSERQLAETRDQYDSLIARMHRAEAKMAPVLEAFEDQVLFLKHNLNAQAIGALEQELSQIRSDVDKLIREMEDSIAESEAFIERFQSAQ; translated from the coding sequence ATGCCGCCTGTCACCGCCCGTCACCCTATCCGCCACCCAGTGGCCCTGCTTGGCCTGTTTCTGTGCCTGGGGCTGGCCGGCTGCAGTTCCATGTACTACAGCGCCATGGAAAAGCTCGGGATCGAAAAGCGCGAGATCCTGGTGGACCGGGTCGGGGACGCCCGGGACGCCCAGAGCGAGGCCCAGGAAACCTTCCGCTCGTCCCTGGCGCGATTCCAGAGCGTAGTGGACACCCCGGACACGGCGCTGCAGGACAAGTACGACACCATCCGCACCGCGTATGAGGACAGCGAGGACGCCGCCGAGGCGGTGCGCGACCGGATCGATGCGGTGGAGGACGTGTCCGAGGCGTTGTTCGAGGAGTGGGAAGACGAGCTCGACCTGTACGAAAGCGCGTCCCTGCGGCGCAGCAGCGAGCGCCAGCTGGCCGAGACCCGAGATCAGTACGACTCGCTGATTGCCCGCATGCACCGGGCCGAGGCCAAGATGGCACCGGTGCTGGAGGCGTTCGAGGACCAGGTGTTGTTCCTCAAGCACAACCTGAACGCCCAGGCCATCGGCGCGCTCGAGCAGGAGCTGAGCCAGATCCGTTCCGATGTGGATAAGTTGATCCGCGAGATGGAAGACTCCATCGCCGAATCCGAAGCCTTCATCGAGCGGTTCCAGAGCGCCCAGTGA
- a CDS encoding acyl-CoA dehydrogenase C-terminal domain-containing protein — MPTYKAPLRDMKFLLNEVFDYPGHYQGLASGANATPDIVDAILTECGRFCEEVLSPLYQSGDEEGCRLDNGEVTTPAGYKAAYEQYAQGGWQGLSAPEEFGGQGLPASMGLLKQEMMGTANWSFSMYPGLSLGAMNTIFLHGSDDQKDTYLTPLTEGRWGGTMCLTEPQCGTDLGQVKTRAEPQADGSYRLTGTKIFISSGDHDLTENIVHIVLARLPDAPKGTRGISLFIVPKFLPGADGGIGERNGVSCGSLEKKMGIKASATCVMNFDDATGFLIGPENQGLECMFTFMNTARIGTAIQGVGPAELSYQWALDYARERRSMRALSGKKEPDQVADALIHHADVRRMLLTQKAIAEGGRAMLYYAARLADHMVEGYTEGDDKKAARYDDKLGFLTPILKGFLTEMGCEAANLGMQVFGGHGYIREHGMEQIVRDTRIATLYEGTTGIQALDLLGRKVLLMTQGGAVREFTLNVANFARKQLTDKRLRPMALELLKLTGQWNWLTVRIMLAARKDRDLVSSAAHDFLMYSGYVTMAYIWLRQSAVAVDKLDNGGADAEAFYQAKLATAEFYYERLLPRAQSHATSMLSPTASVMQLADEHMAFTG; from the coding sequence ATGCCAACGTACAAAGCGCCCCTGCGCGACATGAAATTCCTGCTCAACGAGGTGTTCGACTACCCCGGCCATTACCAGGGCCTGGCCAGTGGCGCCAACGCCACCCCGGACATCGTCGACGCCATCCTGACCGAGTGCGGTCGCTTCTGCGAGGAGGTGCTCAGCCCACTGTACCAGTCCGGGGACGAGGAAGGCTGCCGGCTGGACAACGGCGAGGTCACCACCCCGGCCGGCTACAAGGCCGCCTACGAGCAGTATGCCCAGGGTGGCTGGCAGGGCCTGTCGGCCCCGGAAGAGTTCGGTGGCCAGGGCCTGCCCGCGTCCATGGGCTTGCTGAAGCAGGAAATGATGGGCACCGCCAACTGGTCCTTCTCCATGTACCCGGGCCTGTCCCTGGGCGCCATGAACACCATCTTCCTGCACGGCAGTGACGACCAGAAAGACACCTACCTGACCCCGCTCACCGAGGGCCGCTGGGGCGGTACCATGTGCCTGACCGAACCCCAGTGCGGCACCGACCTGGGCCAGGTGAAAACCCGCGCCGAGCCCCAGGCCGACGGCAGCTACCGGCTCACCGGCACCAAGATCTTCATCTCCTCGGGCGACCACGACCTGACCGAGAACATTGTCCACATAGTGCTGGCGCGCCTGCCCGATGCCCCGAAAGGCACCCGCGGCATCAGCCTGTTCATCGTGCCCAAGTTCCTGCCCGGCGCCGACGGTGGCATCGGCGAACGCAACGGCGTCAGCTGCGGCAGCCTGGAAAAGAAGATGGGCATCAAGGCCTCGGCCACCTGCGTGATGAACTTCGACGACGCCACGGGGTTCCTGATCGGTCCGGAGAACCAGGGCCTGGAGTGCATGTTCACCTTCATGAACACGGCCCGGATCGGTACCGCCATCCAGGGCGTGGGCCCGGCCGAACTGTCCTACCAATGGGCCCTGGATTACGCCCGGGAGCGCCGCTCCATGCGCGCCCTGTCGGGCAAGAAGGAACCGGACCAGGTCGCCGACGCGCTGATTCACCACGCCGATGTCCGGCGCATGCTGCTGACCCAGAAAGCCATCGCCGAGGGCGGCCGGGCCATGCTCTATTACGCCGCGCGACTGGCCGACCATATGGTGGAAGGCTACACCGAGGGCGATGACAAGAAGGCGGCCCGTTACGACGACAAGCTCGGATTCCTGACCCCGATCCTCAAGGGCTTTTTGACCGAGATGGGCTGCGAGGCCGCCAATCTGGGTATGCAGGTGTTCGGTGGCCACGGCTACATTCGCGAGCACGGCATGGAACAGATTGTCCGCGACACCCGCATCGCCACCCTGTACGAGGGCACCACCGGCATCCAGGCCCTGGACCTGCTCGGCCGCAAGGTGCTGCTGATGACCCAGGGCGGCGCGGTGCGCGAGTTCACCCTGAACGTCGCCAACTTCGCGCGCAAGCAGCTGACCGACAAGCGCCTGCGTCCGATGGCGCTGGAACTGCTGAAACTGACCGGCCAATGGAACTGGCTGACGGTGCGGATCATGCTGGCCGCACGCAAGGACCGCGACCTGGTCAGCTCTGCCGCCCACGATTTCCTGATGTACAGCGGCTACGTCACCATGGCGTACATCTGGCTGCGCCAGTCCGCCGTGGCTGTGGATAAGTTGGACAACGGCGGCGCCGACGCCGAGGCCTTCTACCAGGCCAAGCTGGCCACCGCCGAGTTCTACTACGAGCGCCTGCTGCCCCGGGCCCAGAGCCATGCCACCAGCATGCTCAGCCCGACCGCCTCAGTGATGCAGCTGGCCGACGAGCACATGGCCTTTACCGGCTAA
- the mnmE gene encoding tRNA uridine-5-carboxymethylaminomethyl(34) synthesis GTPase MnmE — MSQTTDTIAAIATAPGQAGVGIVRVSGPEAAAIAQAMLGYEPKPRYAHYGPFLDRDGGLIDEGIGLFFPNPHSFTGEDVFELQGHGGTVILDLLLREVCSRGARLARPGEFSERAFLNDKLDLAQAEAIADLIESSSEQAARCAVRSMQGLFSRQVDDLVDAVTHLRIYVEAAIDFPEEEIDFLADGKVAGDLQQLLDRLDTILAEAQQGTILRDGMKVVIAGRPNAGKSSLLNALAGREAAIVTAIEGTTRDVLREHIHIDGMPLHIIDTAGLRESPDEVEQIGIARAWDEITQADRILLMVDATTTDHTEPHDIWPDFIDRLPASAPVTVIRNKVDLSRETVGLTDQPEQAAPVIRLAAKSAEGLDVLRDHLKQCMGFASTTEGGFLARRRHLDALERARDSLLQGQGQLEGYGAGELLAEDLRAAQDALGEITGHLSPDDLLGKIFSSFCIGK, encoded by the coding sequence ATGAGCCAGACCACCGACACCATCGCCGCCATTGCCACCGCGCCGGGCCAGGCCGGGGTGGGCATCGTCCGGGTGTCTGGGCCGGAGGCCGCCGCCATCGCCCAGGCCATGCTCGGCTACGAACCCAAGCCCCGGTACGCCCATTACGGTCCGTTCCTGGACCGCGATGGCGGGCTGATCGACGAGGGCATTGGCCTGTTTTTCCCCAACCCCCATTCCTTCACCGGCGAGGACGTGTTCGAGCTCCAGGGCCACGGTGGCACGGTGATCCTGGATCTGCTGCTGCGCGAGGTCTGCAGCCGGGGGGCGCGCCTGGCCCGGCCCGGGGAATTCTCCGAACGGGCGTTCCTGAACGACAAGCTGGATCTGGCCCAGGCCGAAGCCATCGCCGACCTGATCGAGAGCAGTTCCGAGCAGGCCGCGCGCTGTGCGGTGCGCTCCATGCAGGGGCTGTTTTCCCGTCAGGTCGATGACCTGGTGGATGCGGTCACCCACCTGCGCATCTACGTCGAGGCAGCCATCGACTTTCCGGAGGAGGAAATCGACTTCCTGGCCGATGGCAAGGTTGCCGGCGACCTGCAGCAACTGCTCGACCGGCTCGACACCATTCTGGCCGAGGCCCAGCAGGGCACCATCTTGCGCGACGGCATGAAAGTGGTCATCGCCGGCCGGCCCAATGCCGGCAAGTCCAGCCTGCTCAATGCCCTGGCCGGTCGCGAGGCGGCCATCGTCACCGCCATCGAGGGCACCACCCGGGATGTCCTGCGCGAACACATCCACATCGACGGCATGCCCCTGCACATCATCGACACCGCCGGCCTGCGTGAAAGTCCGGACGAGGTCGAGCAGATCGGTATCGCCCGGGCCTGGGACGAAATCACCCAGGCCGACCGGATCCTGTTGATGGTCGATGCCACCACCACCGACCACACCGAACCCCACGACATCTGGCCGGACTTCATCGACCGGCTGCCGGCCAGTGCCCCGGTCACGGTGATCCGCAACAAGGTCGATCTGTCCCGGGAAACCGTCGGCCTGACCGACCAGCCCGAGCAGGCCGCCCCGGTCATCCGCCTGGCGGCGAAATCCGCTGAGGGCCTGGACGTGCTGCGGGACCACCTGAAGCAGTGCATGGGGTTTGCCAGCACCACCGAAGGTGGCTTCCTGGCCCGGCGCCGGCATCTGGATGCCCTGGAACGGGCCCGGGATTCCCTGCTCCAGGGCCAGGGTCAGCTCGAGGGCTATGGCGCCGGCGAACTGCTGGCCGAAGACCTGCGCGCGGCCCAGGACGCCCTCGGCGAGATCACCGGCCACCTGAGTCCGGACGATTTGCTGGGCAAGATTTTCTCCAGTTTCTGCATCGGCAAATAG
- a CDS encoding efflux RND transporter periplasmic adaptor subunit, with protein sequence MWKQWLIALVLVTVAAGAAVAYRMAEDGSQAQAGRERPPSAVNTRMPERDTVRDVVKSVGNLQALNAVELTAEVSGRVVAVNLPTGVRVERGTLLLKLDDRQARAELQVIESQLADARRQFDRAQRLSSNNSVSQAEVDALRTAVRVAEAQREAAQVRLDNHRIEAPFAGVVGLSDVEVGSYVNAGTMVTTLDATERMELNFSVPERYLGQVGLGQAVVGQSPAYPETRFTGELVQLGTRINQLSRALPVRALIDNPDGRLRPGQFMTATLTLQERQALLIPEQAVMIRGDEQYVFVAEDGVARRTSVRLGARIPGWVEVAEGLGLEDAVIVTGQDRISNGDRIRVLDSDQAIPENRFNPSLES encoded by the coding sequence ATGTGGAAGCAATGGCTCATTGCACTGGTATTGGTGACCGTCGCGGCCGGCGCCGCGGTGGCCTATCGCATGGCCGAGGACGGCAGTCAGGCCCAGGCCGGCCGGGAACGCCCGCCCAGTGCGGTCAACACCCGAATGCCGGAACGGGACACGGTGCGGGATGTGGTCAAGTCGGTGGGCAACCTCCAGGCCCTCAATGCCGTGGAGCTGACCGCGGAGGTCAGTGGCCGGGTGGTGGCGGTGAATCTGCCGACCGGGGTGCGGGTCGAACGCGGCACCCTGTTGCTCAAGCTCGATGACCGTCAGGCCCGGGCCGAGCTGCAGGTGATCGAGTCCCAGCTCGCCGATGCCCGGCGCCAGTTCGACCGGGCCCAGCGCCTGAGTTCCAACAACAGCGTATCCCAGGCCGAGGTCGACGCCCTGCGGACCGCGGTGCGGGTGGCCGAAGCCCAGCGCGAGGCGGCCCAGGTGCGGTTGGACAATCACCGCATTGAAGCGCCGTTCGCCGGGGTGGTCGGCCTCAGTGATGTCGAGGTCGGCAGCTACGTCAATGCCGGCACCATGGTCACCACCCTGGACGCCACCGAGCGCATGGAGCTGAACTTCTCGGTACCCGAGCGCTACCTGGGCCAGGTCGGGCTGGGGCAGGCGGTGGTGGGCCAGTCCCCGGCCTATCCCGAGACCCGGTTCACCGGCGAACTGGTGCAGCTGGGCACCCGCATCAACCAGCTCAGTCGCGCCCTGCCGGTGCGGGCGCTGATCGACAACCCGGACGGCCGCCTGCGGCCCGGCCAGTTCATGACCGCCACCCTGACCCTGCAGGAACGCCAGGCGCTGCTGATCCCGGAACAGGCGGTGATGATCCGGGGGGACGAGCAGTACGTGTTCGTCGCCGAGGACGGCGTGGCCCGCCGCACCTCCGTGCGCCTGGGGGCCCGGATACCGGGTTGGGTCGAGGTCGCCGAGGGCCTGGGCCTTGAGGACGCGGTGATAGTCACCGGCCAGGACCGGATCAGCAACGGCGACCGTATCCGGGTTCTGGACAGCGACCAGGCCATTCCCGAGAACCGTTTCAATCCGTCCCTGGAGTCCTGA
- a CDS encoding substrate-binding periplasmic protein codes for MSRTLLGLAAAALTLIGPASAVQAEERLYLYTENFPPYNMSASGRAFEHNAEDIDGLCTELVTAALKQTDLDYRIKLRNWDYGYNRALNKPNHGIFCTTYTEERAPLFKWVGPLTNNLWTVFAAPDSNFQMDELSDAKGKVFGGYRNDVKSEYLIKRGYEVSALDSDDLNPKRLELGQIDLWLADQLGGPYVASQQNVEGLKPVYSFNQTQLFLALNPDTSDALVNELQAGLDAIRESGMFEAIETKYGL; via the coding sequence GTGAGCAGAACACTATTGGGCCTGGCCGCAGCGGCGTTGACGCTGATCGGGCCGGCAAGCGCCGTGCAGGCGGAAGAACGGCTGTATCTCTACACGGAAAACTTTCCGCCCTACAACATGAGTGCCTCGGGCCGGGCCTTTGAACACAACGCCGAGGACATCGACGGCCTGTGCACCGAACTGGTGACCGCCGCCCTGAAACAGACCGACCTGGATTACCGCATCAAGCTGCGGAACTGGGACTACGGCTACAACCGGGCCCTGAACAAACCCAACCACGGCATCTTCTGCACCACCTACACCGAGGAACGGGCCCCGCTGTTCAAGTGGGTCGGGCCCCTGACCAACAACCTGTGGACCGTGTTCGCGGCGCCGGACTCCAACTTCCAGATGGACGAGCTGTCCGACGCCAAGGGCAAGGTGTTTGGCGGCTACCGCAACGACGTGAAGTCCGAGTACCTGATCAAGCGGGGCTACGAAGTCTCGGCCCTGGACAGCGACGACCTGAACCCGAAGCGGCTCGAACTCGGTCAGATCGATCTCTGGTTGGCGGACCAGTTGGGTGGCCCCTACGTGGCGTCCCAGCAGAACGTGGAAGGGTTGAAGCCGGTGTACTCGTTCAACCAGACCCAGCTGTTCCTGGCCCTGAACCCGGACACCTCCGATGCCCTGGTGAACGAGTTGCAGGCCGGTCTTGACGCCATCCGCGAGTCCGGTATGTTCGAGGCTATCGAAACCAAATACGGCCTGTAA
- the yidC gene encoding membrane protein insertase YidC, with protein MDIQRIVLFAGLAIVSYLMVLAWNEDYHQQPATEQVAQATSNGAGTGSDAMTLPQEQGTSGTSEEFSTPEGGQQVSTNADSEQAIDDQFVTVSTDVFDLTINRVSGNLVQTSLLNYDKSLNSREPLKLLTNTETRTYVLESGLIGRNGPDSRANGEAPVYTAEANRYELSEGQDQLVVDLTHTTDAGVTITKRYTFERNSYEIDVRYLIDNQSGEAWKGNFTGKIVRDQAPDPTAQNSMGIQAFLGMVMSSPEDPYEKFDFDDLSETPVNQSVTNGWLAFLQHYFLSAWVPERDQPAQFQTTRRGPLYVMGFVYPATTVEPGDSVEVGARAYVGPKIIDRLETVAPNLDRTVDFGWLFFISLPLFVIMEWFYSLVGNWGVAIILLTVLVKAVFFHLSATSYRSMAKMRAVAPQLTRLKELYGDDRQRMSQEMMALYKREKINPLGGCLPILVQMPVFISLYWVLFESVQLRHAPFMLWIQDLSQMDPYFILPILMGASMFLQMHLNPTPPDPMQAKIMKMMPLIFTVFFLWFPAGLVLYWLVNNILSISQQWYITRKIEAETAAKKA; from the coding sequence ATGGATATTCAACGCATTGTTTTGTTTGCCGGCCTGGCTATTGTCAGCTACCTGATGGTGCTTGCCTGGAATGAGGACTACCACCAGCAACCGGCCACCGAGCAGGTCGCCCAGGCCACCAGTAACGGCGCCGGCACTGGCTCCGACGCCATGACGTTGCCACAGGAGCAGGGCACCTCGGGCACAAGCGAAGAGTTCAGTACCCCCGAAGGCGGTCAGCAGGTCAGCACCAACGCCGATTCCGAGCAGGCCATCGACGACCAGTTCGTCACCGTCAGCACCGACGTGTTCGATCTGACCATCAACCGGGTCAGCGGCAACCTGGTGCAAACCTCCCTGCTCAATTACGACAAATCCCTGAACAGCCGGGAACCGCTGAAGCTCCTGACCAACACCGAAACCCGCACCTACGTGCTGGAAAGCGGACTCATCGGCCGCAACGGTCCGGACAGCCGCGCCAACGGCGAAGCACCGGTGTACACCGCCGAGGCCAACCGCTACGAGCTGAGCGAAGGCCAGGACCAGCTGGTGGTGGATCTGACCCACACCACCGACGCCGGTGTGACCATCACCAAGCGTTACACCTTCGAGCGCAACAGCTATGAAATCGACGTCCGTTACCTGATCGACAACCAGTCCGGCGAGGCCTGGAAAGGCAACTTTACCGGCAAGATCGTCCGTGATCAGGCCCCGGACCCCACTGCCCAGAACAGCATGGGGATCCAGGCGTTCCTCGGCATGGTCATGAGCTCGCCCGAGGACCCCTACGAGAAGTTCGATTTCGACGACCTGTCCGAAACCCCGGTGAACCAGTCGGTCACCAACGGCTGGCTGGCCTTCCTGCAGCACTACTTCCTGTCGGCCTGGGTGCCAGAGCGGGACCAGCCGGCCCAGTTCCAGACTACCCGTCGCGGACCGCTGTACGTCATGGGTTTTGTCTATCCGGCCACCACCGTCGAGCCCGGTGACAGCGTGGAAGTGGGCGCTCGGGCCTACGTCGGTCCGAAGATCATCGACCGGCTGGAAACCGTAGCGCCGAACCTGGACCGCACCGTCGACTTCGGCTGGCTGTTCTTCATCTCACTGCCGCTGTTCGTGATCATGGAATGGTTCTACAGCCTGGTCGGCAACTGGGGTGTCGCCATCATCCTGCTGACCGTGCTGGTCAAGGCGGTGTTCTTCCATCTGTCGGCCACCAGTTACCGCTCCATGGCCAAGATGCGTGCGGTGGCGCCCCAGCTGACCCGCCTGAAGGAGCTGTACGGCGACGATCGCCAGCGCATGTCCCAGGAAATGATGGCCCTGTACAAGCGCGAGAAGATCAATCCGCTCGGTGGCTGTCTGCCAATCCTGGTGCAGATGCCGGTGTTCATCTCCCTGTACTGGGTTCTGTTCGAGAGTGTGCAGCTGCGGCACGCGCCGTTCATGCTGTGGATCCAGGATCTGTCGCAGATGGACCCCTACTTCATCCTGCCGATCCTGATGGGCGCCAGCATGTTCCTGCAGATGCATCTGAACCCGACACCACCGGATCCGATGCAGGCCAAGATCATGAAGATGATGCCGCTGATCTTCACCGTGTTCTTCCTGTGGTTCCCGGCCGGTCTGGTACTCTACTGGCTGGTGAACAACATTCTGTCGATCAGCCAGCAGTGGTACATTACCCGCAAGATCGAAGCGGAGACCGCAGCGAAGAAGGCCTGA
- a CDS encoding DUF3833 domain-containing protein produces the protein MQIPSVSVFVSGPVRLLWVLFTLGLLAGCAGPSLEDYRDREPALVPASFFTGELTARGVVKDYSGTVIRTFDAEITASWDQDGTGTLDEVFRFDDGEVQTRVWTLTPNGEGYRATAGDVVEPGQMRWQGNAIHMNYVLRVAYGDGTLDVRMDDWMYLITPDTLINQTTMSKWGIDVGEIVLVIQKQ, from the coding sequence ATGCAAATTCCGTCTGTAAGCGTGTTCGTCTCTGGCCCGGTCCGGCTTCTCTGGGTATTGTTCACCCTGGGGCTGCTGGCCGGTTGTGCCGGTCCGTCCCTGGAGGATTACCGCGACCGGGAACCGGCGTTGGTCCCGGCCAGTTTTTTCACCGGTGAGTTGACCGCCCGGGGTGTGGTCAAGGATTACTCCGGTACCGTGATCCGAACTTTCGACGCCGAGATCACCGCGTCCTGGGACCAGGACGGTACCGGCACCCTGGACGAGGTGTTCCGGTTTGACGACGGCGAGGTCCAGACCCGGGTCTGGACCCTGACCCCGAACGGCGAGGGCTACCGGGCCACCGCCGGCGACGTGGTGGAGCCCGGTCAGATGCGCTGGCAGGGCAACGCCATTCACATGAACTACGTGCTGCGGGTGGCCTACGGCGATGGCACCCTGGATGTGCGCATGGACGACTGGATGTACCTGATCACCCCGGACACCCTGATCAACCAGACCACCATGAGCAAATGGGGGATCGACGTTGGTGAGATCGTGCTGGTGATCCAGAAACAGTAG